A window of Castanea sativa cultivar Marrone di Chiusa Pesio chromosome 8, ASM4071231v1 genomic DNA:
tccgttcgcctgtgggtgggagggcgatgaatagtgattcttgattccaaaatgttcACAAAAGTCCCTAAAATGTGCGTTGTCAAACTGTCATCCGTTATCAAatactagtaccctaggtactcCAAACCTACATAGGATATTTTTCCAAACGAAATTCTTAACATTCTGTTGAgtgatttttgcaagaggttcACCCTCCAccctccacccacttggtaaagtagtcaatccctactaccaaaaacttcatttgcttGGCTCCTAAGGGgaaaggacctaggatatccagtctccactgtgcaaagggccatggggccatcattggggtctggtactccgaTGGCTGTCTTGGGacattgctatagcgctgacactggtcacacaccttgacataagccttagcatctacttgaattgtaggccagtagtaaCCTGCATGGACAACCTTATGAACTAGCGATCTTACTCCCGAGTGAttcccacatgctccttcatggacctccctcaaCACATAGTTTGATTCGTCTGGAGCCAGGCACCTTAGGTAGGgttgagaaaagcctcgcttgtatagCACTTCATTTATAAGGATGTACTTGGCAGCCTTAACCCTCAGCTTCCTAGCctcgtccttgtcttctggaagccttccatccttaagatagattactattggactcatccaattttctcctcctcctatttgTTGTACATCTGGAaggtctatgctcggcatgtattgGATTCTATCATATTTGTCCATAACTCCTCATGCCGAAATTGCTCTTGCCAAGGCATCTGATTCCATGTTTTCCTCTCTcaggagttgaacaaaactcacttctttaaacttttggacaagccgcttcactttgttgaggtatttcttcatccgataTTCTTtagcatcacacattccattcacttggttaatgactagctgagaatctcctttaACTATTATTGATTCCGCCCCTAGagacttagccaattctagcCCTTTGAGTAAAGCTTCGTACTCcgcttcattgttggtggtttgatactgtaAACGGGTTGCGTATTCCAACTTGTCACCCTCTGGGGATTTTAGTATAACTCCAATCCCTGCCGCATATAGTGTGGATGACCTgtctacattgataacccacctttcGACTCTTACATCTTTGTCCAGCTTGTCCTGGCTAGGGGTGAACTCCGTAATGAAATCTGCCAACGCCTGTGCCTTTATCGCGCTCCTTGGCTGGTAtctgacatcaaactcactaagttccACTGCCCATTGGATTAGTCGTCCTGCAGCTttcaacttgttcattgccttctttagggGATGATCCGTTAAGACGTTGAtaacatgagcttgaaaataatgtctcagctttcTAGAAGCCGTGATCaaagcaaaggctagcttctccatcattggATATCATCCTTCCGCTCCTCTTAGTGCTCGGCTCGTATAGTAAACCAGTTTCTGAACCCATCCTTCTTCTCTAACCAATGTCGAGCTCACAGCGTGCGGGGACATTGCCAAATACAAGTATAATTCCTCTCCAGGTACAGATGGGCTCAACAATGGTGCTATCGTGAGGTAAGCcttcaggtcttggaaggcTTTCTAACACTCTTttgtccactcaaatgccttcctgaggactttaaagaatggcaaacacttgtcagtagctttcaaAACAAACCTattaagggcggcaactcgtccggtaaaagactggacttctttgatgttcttCTGTGGTTCCATATTTAGTATCACCTGGATTTCTTCTGaattcgcctcaattcctctatgcgaaaccatgaaccccaaaaacttccctGACGagactccaaaagcacacttgcttggatttaatttcatgttatactgCCGAAGCGTGTCAAAAgtttcttgaaggtcgtccagatgctTCTCCTCGTCCAAACTCTTTTctagcatatcatctacataaacctccacatttcgcccaaTTTAAGGatggaacatgtggttaaccaatCTTTGGTAAGTCcccccgcgttcttcaaaccaaaaggcattaccttgtagcaaaataacccttggctagtaatgaatgaagtcttctcttgatctgccttgtccatctttatttggttgtagcctgagaaggcgtccatgaagctcagcagtctgtgacctgccgtcgagtccactagctggtcaatgcgtggcaatggataaCTGTCCTTGGGCCAAGCCTTTTTTAAGTCAATGAAGTCCACtcacatccgccacttgccattggccttctttaccatgactacATTTGCCAACAAGTccggataataaacttctcggatgaactctgCGAtaatcaacttctggacttctgctttgatggcattgtctcgttcaggagcaaaaaccctcttcttctgaCGCATTGGTTTAGAGTAGGGGTATACGTTTAGACGATGAGTAATGACACTTGAATCAATAcccggcatgtcctcatgactccatgcaaagacatcaaggcttttcttcaaaaactggaccagAGTATGCTTTGGctcttcttccatgctcgccctaattctagtgaacttcttgGGTCTGCTCTCGTCTAAAGGGACAtcttctaacacctcagtgggttcCGCTGCAATCCTTTTCTTGTCTATGCTCATTGTTTGTACGTGCTCATCCATCGCCAACATGGCTAAGTAGCACTCTTTAGCGgctaactgatctccttgtacttggcccactccGTGCTCAGTCAGGAATTTGACAGACAAATGGTAGGTAAAGGTTActgccttccaactattcaaagttggccttccaataatagcattatatgatgatgaacaatcaacaacaaggaagtttacctctttggcTATTTGCTACGGATACACTCCCACCACCATCGGTAATGTAATGGTGCCCACAagctgcaccttcattcctccaaatcccacCAATGGTGAATTCACTGGTCGAATTTGATCTCGTCCTATCCTTATTTGTTGGAAGGAGGGGTAATACAGAATGTCCGCCGAGCTGtcattgtctaccaacaccctcttGGTCGTATAATCAGCAATGAGCGAGGTAATGACAATCGTGTCTTCGTGGGGGTGGTGAACTCTTTCAGCATCCTCGTCCGTGAATGTGATGGCTTGCTCGTCAGCTTCCCTCGTCCTGGGAGATCGTCTAGACAGCTggacgttttgcaccaccttcaagTATATCTTCCTTGATTTGGATGACTGAGCTGCCGAGGTTCCtcctataataactcttatttctccaagtgggggtcgtgatgactctGCCACCTTGGCTTTCAGCTTCTCGTCTTtgtggtctcgtccaaggaaattccACAACTTCCCTTGTATtataagattctctatctgctattttaaatcaaaacactcgtctgtatcatgcccatggtctctATGAAAGcagcaatacttgttcctattgcgcttgttaggatctcctttcattttctctagcCACTTCAAGGACAAATCGTCCTTGATTTACATAAGCacttgctctagtggcataTTCAAGGGAGTGTATTGTTGGTTTCTCGCTAAAGAACTCGCTTTCTTACTATCTCTATCCCTTTTCTCTTCTGCTCGAGCCTTCTTGGGAAGAGGACCTTGATCGGGATGATGCGGGTGACCTGCTTCCGAACGCTCTACCCTtttcctcttcttggctatgatcgcgtcttcagcattcatgaaattctaggctgaatggacgagttcggccatagtctgtggttcttgctcgtagagcttatggatgaacaagtcagaattgaccccattatggaaggcggccaataacaacttatcatccATTTCGTCCACCGTCAATGCTTCTCTATTAAACCGGGTAATGAAGGACcacaaactctcatttttcccttgctctatagttagcaaactagaagaggaacgcttgtggcgttgccctccaataaaattattgacgaacaacttactcaactcctcaaATGAGCCCAcagagtttgggggtattttgctgaaccacGCCCGCGTTGGTCcattaagtgtggtagggaatactctgcacataatctcgtctggaaccccttgaaggtgcatagTGGTCTTAAATGTAGCGATGTGATCACACGGGTCTcgatttccatcatatgaattcaaggaaggcattttgaattttgggggTAGAggatgactattgatggaagccgtgaaaggggagtctgtTCGGTGAACTAAGTCATCCACGGGGTTCACCCGTCTCATATTCTCTTTCATTTCATCCATAgtttttctcatctggtccatctccctctccaagtgtggcactcttcttgaagcagtaccccttgACTGATTCTCGGACTCAATATTTTCTCCTCTACCCTCCTGACTCTAGGCTTGTCCTTCCGCATGCACTTCGTAGTGCTGCCTCCTGAAATTGATCTCCCTATTTAACTCTTGATTCTGACTGGTTATAtttgccatagcggcagccatggactATATATGTTGAATGGAAGGCGGTTGAATGACAGGCGCTGGCTGACGGTCACGgtggggattactagaagcatccctactctcctggtggcctgggctggtaacCCTTGATCTTGTCCAAACCATTCAGCATTTTGTCTAGGAAAGGCGAATCATTGAAAACAAATGATCGAGCAAAAAGAACACTCttttccccacagacggcgccaactgatgatgcgaagaaaatcagtaggctagatGTTTTGGATTTGAAAGGCCTACTTGCTGTCTTAATtgtctgaaaaagaaagaacaatgatcaaaggtgaccggggttgccggccaagaaccctccgatggcaaagttagttttctctctataattttggagttccaacttttcaagaaatgtaaaaacgtacctctgtttggtctgaatgagcgtttatatagtgtcctagaaACAGTTattaaacttgtaacctcccctggatttgaggaggtgtgagggttcagggataacttccacaactatttaaaagttacatttttctcacataacggtcactggaagttatgcgtgtataAGGAGTTGTTGTACACACTCAGGAATTTTCTTGAGTGTCAAGGGCTCGTCTAGGGGTCCTCCTGTCGTGCGTACCTCGCTTCCAAGGAAGGTCATTCCTCTATGGACAACCTTCTTCAGGACGAGGTTGATGGCTCCCTTGGACGAGATGGTGCGGTTTTTTCAAACTTGACCATGTGAAGCTTGTCCAAGCATCTTCCTGCATGGACGAGATTTttatggacgaggttcttacaaccTTTGTTTTCCTAGTCTTGTCCTGGACGACCTTCATGGACGatgttgaaattatattttatcataCCCCATCATTAtgtatttgagattttttttttttttgtcaatatattcgagtttaatttttattaaattttatttaatttaagtttcttaatgaccatCTTGAATAAAATTCATGGAGCCGCCACTGTGCCATAGTGGCtatttttatggaactcgagaTCTTGAAACTGGAGTTACAcgtaaaaactcgagtttcacaaactcGAGTTCCGAAAGAGTAGTACATtcttaaatatttctaaaacaATGGTAGATTGCTAAAGAATTTGGCCAACAGTGATATTTGACTATTTTGGcctaataattttaaaatcaaagaaattagTGCATTTTCACACCCACCAAAACAAActctaaagaaagaaaaatacacaaaaatatatGGATTCATACTGAAaagaattattaattaaaaggtTAGGAGAGCAAGAACATGATGTAAAGgcataaaattaattatatgatCCTTTTCACACTAAATGCAGTAAATAGCCTTACATAAAGAAGTTGTACATTCAGTTGTGTGTTTCTCTAGCTAATTTGCATGACAACAAATAGGCTATTTTGGATTGTAGGTTTCCTTTCTCAAGAAAGGGTGAGTAGTTAAAAGCCTTTGAATGATATCACTCTCCCCTTATatttattcctaaaaaaaaattgtaaaaacagAGAGGCTATTTGTGAGACTTAGCAAAGAGTTAATAGAAAATATCAATGTGCCTGCAAAACAGTGAATCAGTGTGATTCATCGCTTCACTGCATCCTCAAAACTATGGAAGATGCTTGTCCAAGAGATCATTGGTGCTTCCATTATTACACCCTGCTACaatattatcataaaacatGCATAACTTCCAGAAGTCTGAACCAGAAACACCAGACATCAAAAGCTCATCCATGTAATTAGAGCTCAATGAAAAGTTTTGTGAGCAATCCTCTTTGGATTTTGATTCATTTACAACATTATCATTCACAAAGCATCCTTCCTTCAAGGGTTCTTCAAGAGCATTACTACCAAAAGTTTCAAGTTCGTGCGACTGTGAGGTTTCAAAGATCTTTTTACACTTCCCTGCGTTGGTCTTAGCCCCATTGGACACACTAGTGGTTGAGGATGTGATCTCATTGGAAGGTCTAAGAATTGTGTTTTGCATATGTTGTTTCCCATTGATCAGTTTCTTTCTTAGGACAGTGTTCCAATAGTTCTTGATTTCATTGTCTGTTCGGCCTGGCAACCTCCCAGCTATAAGAGACCATCTATATATAGAAATATGAAAGCAATACAATCAATACTAAAGCATTAATGCTATCAAACTGTTGCTCTcttcaatagaaaaaaaaaattacagaagTAAAAGCTGATCGAGAAAGAACAAGTGGAAAGACCTATTGCCCAAGAGCCTGTGGAGCCTAATAATGAGGTCCTCTTCAGCAGGTGATATGTTACCCCTCTTGATATCAGGCCTCAGATAATTCAGCCACCGAAGCCTGCAGCTATTTCCACACCTCTTAAGACCTGTATCCAACAAAATAGTATGAACTTTACCACAATTCATATATAATacctccacacacacacacacacacacaactttCATTGAGTAATTATTCCAAAATCCCAAGAGGGTATTTCAGTTTTATGATGATTTTTCTCTCACCTGCTTTCTTTGCAACATTGCACCATTTTCTTTCTCCATGGATTTTGATGTAATCTGTGAGCATTTTGTCCTCTTCAGCGGTCCAAGGTCCATTATTCATTTCCACCTTAGTGCAGCGAGGACGCCTACCCATTTTGACTTTGAAACCTCTCTCTCGTCTCAAAAACTCACAGCCACAAGCACACTAGAAGGGAAAGTTAGATGGATCCTATATATGGTGTTGGTAAAGGGATTGATCTTTATGAAGCTTCctttaagaataaaatagtataaaacAAAACGTGCACCAAGCAGCTACATATAAGGAAAATAGCAAGTGGCACATAGTATCATGTTACGTGACTGGTTGGGGGCTGTGGAATTCTGGTCAATTTTGAGGACCGgcttctattttcaaaaacgttGTACATGTCCGCttatagtttttatatattaatcacTAAATTATTGGACAAAATTGTCTCAACATGTCTCATTGGTTAGAGAGGGAGGGACTTGACTTTCTGTTCGACTCAGAGATCTATATGTTAAATCGCACTTTATCCCTtgcacattaaaaaaaaaacacaatccaCGATCACGCGCATGGAAGGTAAAAGATCGATGTTCCTGATAGAAGAGCTTTCTCCTTATCCAAGTAGTTTTGTCTGCCAAAAAATTGAATGATAATGTAGGATTATCACTCTTGCTAGATCATTATGAAATGAAAAGTAACAAAAACTTAGTGATAAATCTATGTAGGTCATGAAAATGAAGATAACAAACACAGGATGATAATTCTATAGGATCTAGCAAGATCCATGTCATATCTGTGGTTTTAAAATAGATCAAAAGAATATTAGAAAATCATGGGAAAgttaataaatttatcattaattTGTAGCcaaaaggtaaaaaatttagatgccaaaaaaaaaagatttaaaaaaaaataaaactcacagCAGTTGAATTTGTAGCATATAATTTGATATGtagtaaaatattaattattgttaaaatCTAAAGAATAAAAGTAGCGGTGGTTATTGTATATTAGGAAAGAGCAGAAGcaagagaaaaaagagttaTCATGGTTCAGTTTAGTAGCctaagaatgtgtttggatccaGCGTCCAGCGTCCACGTCCAaccttcagttttttttttttttttttttttttttgtccttccCAGCGGCAGTTGTTGACCaagtcttccgtgaacagtgtattcgtgcactgtttacggacccacaaattttacttttcagccactttttcattaaaaataggtcacgcggtactattcacacattttaaaattattttgctacagtgttttcagttttcagttttcagttttcagcaataagttctatccaaacggaccctaagtgtgcatttgggaaGCGCGTTTTGCGCTTCCAAACGCACATTTTGcgtttcagaattttttttttttggagctgaaatgtttgactttttttgtgaacagtgcatatcgtgcactgtttatggacccacaaattttactttttaacaactttttcattaaaaataggtcccacggcactattcatacattaaaaaattattttactacagtgtttttcagttttcagttttcagtttcagctacaTCCAAAGTAAAAGATCTAGACAACTATTTCTTTACTATAATAAATTGAGTTTACAATGAATCCTAAATAGGGTATATATCTAGATTAATACTAATTGGGCCAATTGGTGACAATACATTGATAGTAcagtaataaaataatgatagtATGCTCATAGACCCTCTCAAATTCAAGACGGGGTGAGAGACCAACTTGAGTTTGGAATGTAAACTTGTGAAGATGCATTGAATTGAAGATGACCATGGGTGATCGGATAAGATGTCAAATGGATTAGGGAAGTTGACAACACATTAATGTCTGAAGATAGCCACAAAGGCTTAAGAGTGGCTACACCTCTAATTTTCTATGGCCAGAGGAGGTCTAAACTAGTGACTTGAGGATAATTGGGATAGGATGACATGTGATGAACACGTGAGTGAATTAGCAAATTTTGCATAGattaaatccaaaaataatGATTGATGTGCCAGGTTGCATGACTTGGGAGCCTCAAATTGGAAAACAAACCTTTAAATGAGAATCTATATGAAAAACATGATGATGAGTGCCATTTATGGAGAAAAACAAGTGAAAAGTAGCATTATATTGATGTAATGTTAAAAtctaaagaataaaatagagtacggaaaaaaaaaaaaaaaaacgaattcATGTGGTGCGGTTTAtccaaagcaaaaaaatttaacatcaCAAACATTGTTTATAATGCCACCTTAGCAACATAAAATTAAAGCTACAACTAAACATTGACCTTCTTTTCCAAAATCTGTTATGTTTCTATGGATCACATATCACCATTGCACCTTATCTCTATTTTTCCTCGAGCTATCTTGCACCGTTGGgcaatgtttttctcttcttcatgCCACCATGGGCGAATGGGAAGGCTTGAGTCAGACAACTACCTTGATGACGACCCCGATAAGCAGTTTCTTGATCAGGTAGTTCCCAACCAGTATCTTTAATGCATTTTGTACCTCTTTTCACTATTTGGTGGTTGTTTTTTGCGAGTTTCAGTTGTATTTGCTTGTGTATGTTTACCTCCTTGTCCTAAGTTTTCTTGGCTATCAAACAGAGCGGTgaatctttgagttttttttgttagaaatactgaatgaaggtattgtatttctcaaagTATAAAGTATACATGAGTGCATTTATATATAGGAGGCAAAGTGTGTAGTACAAGCATGTGTGTAGTACAAGCACGTGTGTTATACAAGCAAACAAGGTGGGTCTAAAGCCCACAACCCTATTATATGTTAACaacccccctcaaactcaaagaTGGGTGTGAGACTAaattgaggttgtcaaccaaagcacGAAGGCGTCTCTTAGAATGTGACTAGGTGAAGATAtttgcaagttgatctttagaAGAGATTGAGAACaacttgagagcaccatggacaagatgataacggataaaatgacaatcgatctcgatgtgtttagtccgttcatggaagatatcattgtgagcaatatgaatggcactttggttgtcacaataaagaggattAGCAGAGGATGTGGACACACCTAAATCCTTA
This region includes:
- the LOC142606124 gene encoding uncharacterized protein LOC142606124, with the translated sequence MEKLAFALITASRKLRHYFQAHVINVLTDHPLKKAMNKLKAAGRLIQWAVELSEFDVRYQPRSAIKAQALADFITEFTPSQDKLDKDVRVERWVINVDRSSTLYAAGIGVILKSPEGDKLEYATRLQYQTTNNEAEYEALLKGLELAKSLGAESIIVKGDSQLVTTGLQFK
- the LOC142607020 gene encoding transcription factor MYB123-like; the encoded protein is MGRRPRCTKVEMNNGPWTAEEDKMLTDYIKIHGERKWCNVAKKAGLKRCGNSCRLRWLNYLRPDIKRGNISPAEEDLIIRLHRLLGNRWSLIAGRLPGRTDNEIKNYWNTVLRKKLINGKQHMQNTILRPSNEITSSTTSVSNGAKTNAGKCKKIFETSQSHELETFGSNALEEPLKEGCFVNDNVVNESKSKEDCSQNFSLSSNYMDELLMSGVSGSDFWKLCMFYDNIVAGCNNGSTNDLLDKHLP